The Thermoplasmata archaeon genome includes a region encoding these proteins:
- the pdhA gene encoding pyruvate dehydrogenase (acetyl-transferring) E1 component subunit alpha, whose amino-acid sequence MVDALRVIQDDGSTDPRLDPKLPEAEAVRMYRGMMLQRILDNRMLALQRQGRIGFYGPSLGQEAAIVGAALAMSPDDWIVPQYREPGAALVRGMPLTELLCQLMGNARDPVQGRQMPCHYVYRKGNYLSISSPVGTQIPHAVGIGWAMKLRGDRAAALVFFGDGATSTSDFHAAMNFAGVFRTPTVFLCNNNQWAISVPVAKQTASATLAQKAQAYGFDGVRVDGMDALAVYRATRDAADAARSGRGPTLVEAVTYRLGPHSSSDDPSRYRDEAEVAAWRARDPIARFRRYLERAGRWDEGREARLEQEIGDEITRAVQETERVPPPPLESLFSDVYADMPSRLREQRDALTASPRG is encoded by the coding sequence GTGGTCGATGCGCTCCGCGTCATCCAGGACGATGGGTCGACGGACCCCCGTCTCGACCCGAAACTCCCGGAGGCGGAGGCGGTCCGCATGTACCGGGGGATGATGCTCCAACGGATCCTCGACAACCGCATGCTCGCCTTGCAGCGCCAGGGCCGAATCGGGTTCTACGGGCCCTCGCTCGGCCAGGAGGCGGCGATCGTCGGCGCGGCGCTCGCGATGTCTCCGGACGACTGGATCGTGCCGCAGTACCGGGAGCCCGGCGCGGCGCTCGTCCGCGGAATGCCCCTGACGGAGCTTCTGTGTCAGCTCATGGGGAATGCGCGCGATCCGGTGCAAGGCCGGCAGATGCCCTGCCACTACGTCTACCGGAAGGGGAATTACCTCTCGATCTCCTCGCCCGTCGGCACGCAGATCCCGCACGCGGTCGGCATCGGGTGGGCGATGAAGCTGCGCGGCGACCGCGCCGCAGCGCTCGTGTTCTTCGGCGACGGGGCGACGAGCACGTCGGACTTCCACGCCGCGATGAACTTCGCCGGCGTCTTCCGCACGCCGACCGTCTTCCTGTGCAACAACAACCAATGGGCGATTTCCGTCCCCGTGGCGAAGCAGACCGCCTCGGCGACCCTGGCGCAGAAAGCCCAGGCGTACGGCTTCGATGGCGTCCGCGTCGACGGCATGGACGCGCTCGCCGTGTACCGCGCGACCCGCGACGCCGCGGACGCCGCCCGGTCGGGACGGGGCCCCACCTTGGTCGAAGCGGTCACGTACCGCCTTGGCCCCCACTCGTCGAGCGACGACCCGTCGAGGTACCGCGACGAGGCGGAGGTCGCCGCCTGGCGGGCGCGGGATCCGATCGCCCGCTTCCGGAGGTACCTCGAACGGGCGGGCCGGTGGGACGAGGGACGGGAGGCACGCCTCGAGCAGGAAATCGGGGACGAGATCACGCGGGCGGTCCAAGAGACGGAGCGCGTGCCGCCCCCGCCGCTGGAGAGCCTCTTCTCCGACGTGTATGCGGACATGCCGTCACGGCTGCGCGAGCAACGGGACGCCCTGACGGCGTCGCCGCGGGGGTGA
- a CDS encoding ATP-dependent DNA ligase has protein sequence MTPTTSDETPFARLAELARKLEATPKRLEKRALLAEFLRSLRRDEVAPAVHLIVGRIFAESDARALNVGWATLKKAMAGAKQATLNPQPLTILDVSRAFAQVAEAHGPDSVRTRRRILGSLLGRASEDERHVLLKNVFGEMRIGVNEGVMLDGIADASGVPADVVRTAHMFLGDLGLVAEIARFEGADGLRSRGLRLLAPMKPMLAEMAVDLDDVLKEHGGATAIEYKLDGARIQIHRRGDAVRIFSRRLSDVTNSLPEIVAIARSFLAREFLLEGEVVAIDHAGKPLPFQDLMRRFRRVHEIAAAAEEIPLRLYLFDLLHVDGRTLIDEPYRVRWELLERLVPAQYLTARRVARSKDEVESFLREALEAGHEGLMAKHLESTYSVGKRGKKWFKIKPADRLDMAIVAAEWGSGQREGWLSNYWLAVRDERTGAFQMIGKTFKGLTDAEFDAMTDRLRKLATSEERWGFHVRPEVVVEVAYNEIQRSPHYPSGFALRFARIVRIRDDKGPDEVDTYARLKELYGKQFERKGRGPEEP, from the coding sequence GTGACCCCGACGACCTCGGACGAGACGCCGTTCGCCCGCCTCGCGGAACTGGCCCGGAAGCTCGAGGCGACGCCGAAGCGGCTGGAGAAGCGCGCGCTGCTGGCGGAATTCCTCCGGTCGCTCCGGAGGGACGAGGTCGCGCCCGCGGTCCACCTGATCGTCGGCCGGATCTTCGCGGAGTCGGATGCGCGCGCGCTGAACGTCGGCTGGGCGACGCTCAAGAAGGCGATGGCCGGGGCGAAACAGGCGACGCTGAATCCGCAGCCGCTCACGATCCTCGACGTCTCCCGCGCCTTCGCGCAAGTCGCGGAGGCCCACGGGCCCGATTCGGTGAGGACCCGCCGGCGGATCCTCGGGTCCCTCCTCGGCCGCGCCTCCGAGGACGAACGGCACGTCCTCCTGAAGAACGTCTTCGGCGAGATGCGGATCGGGGTGAATGAGGGCGTCATGCTCGACGGGATCGCGGACGCCTCCGGGGTCCCTGCGGACGTCGTGCGGACCGCGCACATGTTCCTCGGCGACCTCGGCCTCGTCGCGGAGATCGCGCGGTTCGAGGGGGCCGACGGCCTGCGGTCCCGAGGCCTGCGCCTCCTGGCCCCGATGAAGCCCATGCTCGCGGAGATGGCGGTAGACCTCGACGACGTCCTGAAGGAGCACGGCGGCGCCACGGCGATCGAGTACAAGCTGGACGGCGCGCGAATCCAGATCCACCGCCGGGGCGACGCCGTCCGAATCTTCAGCCGCAGACTGAGCGACGTGACGAACAGCCTCCCCGAGATCGTCGCAATCGCCCGCTCCTTCCTGGCCAGGGAGTTCCTCCTGGAGGGCGAGGTGGTCGCGATCGACCACGCGGGCAAGCCGCTCCCGTTCCAGGACCTCATGCGCCGCTTCCGGCGCGTGCACGAGATCGCCGCGGCTGCGGAAGAAATCCCGTTGCGGCTCTACCTCTTCGACCTGCTCCACGTCGACGGGCGGACCCTGATTGACGAGCCGTACCGCGTGCGGTGGGAGCTCCTCGAACGCCTCGTGCCCGCCCAATATCTCACGGCCCGCCGAGTCGCACGGTCGAAGGACGAGGTGGAGTCGTTCCTGAGAGAGGCGCTCGAGGCGGGCCACGAGGGGCTCATGGCGAAGCACCTCGAATCGACGTATTCCGTCGGAAAGCGCGGGAAGAAGTGGTTCAAGATCAAGCCCGCGGACCGCCTCGACATGGCGATCGTCGCGGCGGAGTGGGGGAGCGGTCAGCGGGAAGGCTGGCTCTCGAACTACTGGCTCGCCGTCCGGGATGAGAGGACGGGCGCGTTCCAGATGATCGGCAAGACGTTCAAGGGCCTAACCGACGCGGAGTTCGACGCGATGACGGATCGCCTGCGCAAGCTCGCGACATCGGAGGAGCGGTGGGGGTTCCACGTGCGGCCGGAGGTCGTCGTCGAGGTCGCGTACAACGAGATTCAGCGGAGCCCGCACTATCCGAGCGGGTTCGCGCTGCGCTTCGCGCGGATCGTGCGCATCCGGGACGACAAGGGGCCCGACGAGGTCGACACGTACGCGCGTCTGAAAGAATTGTACGGGAAGCAGTTCGAGCGGAAAGGCCGAGGGCCCGAGGAACCGTAG
- a CDS encoding DMT family transporter, whose amino-acid sequence MDVGRRTYGYLAIVLAAVLFGVWPSLSKLVLNEVHHPLVIAFLVQLIPGIALSPALRGVRIRRPDWRLLLFGALVGSVAGPIVYFYGLDRTTAANSILLSNSESLFTIVLAYAVLGERATRREYVALAGIAVGAFLVTTQLRLGDVRFLEFLIGNAMLVAAAACWGVSNTVSTILLRRVKIVPLLATQLLVAAAVLAPIVLVAGAPLTIPLPIVPILVLLSLSAGGMFSVLFFYAFRTIGAMRTGAVLPTSALWGILLAIYLFPSETLSGVQIVGGALMLLALVAFYVLRGPSEAEGETLKPAASDGPDSP is encoded by the coding sequence GTGGACGTCGGCCGGCGGACGTACGGCTACCTTGCAATCGTCCTTGCGGCGGTCCTGTTCGGCGTCTGGCCGAGCCTGTCGAAGCTCGTCCTGAATGAGGTCCACCACCCGCTCGTCATCGCGTTCCTGGTCCAGCTCATCCCTGGGATCGCGCTCTCGCCAGCGCTCCGGGGCGTCCGGATCCGCCGACCGGACTGGCGGCTCCTCCTCTTCGGAGCCCTCGTCGGGTCCGTCGCCGGGCCGATCGTCTACTTCTATGGCCTCGACCGGACGACCGCGGCGAACTCCATCCTCCTGTCGAACAGCGAGTCCCTCTTCACGATCGTGCTCGCGTACGCCGTCCTGGGGGAACGCGCCACGCGACGCGAATACGTCGCGCTCGCCGGCATCGCGGTCGGCGCGTTCCTCGTGACGACCCAATTGCGTCTCGGCGACGTCCGATTCCTGGAGTTCCTCATCGGCAACGCGATGCTCGTGGCCGCCGCGGCGTGCTGGGGCGTGAGCAACACCGTGAGCACGATCCTCCTCCGTCGGGTCAAGATCGTCCCGCTCCTCGCGACCCAGCTGCTCGTCGCCGCCGCCGTGCTCGCGCCGATCGTTCTGGTCGCCGGCGCGCCCCTCACGATCCCGCTCCCCATCGTGCCGATCCTCGTCCTCCTCTCCCTGAGCGCCGGCGGCATGTTCTCCGTGCTCTTCTTCTACGCGTTCCGCACGATCGGCGCGATGCGCACGGGAGCCGTCCTCCCGACGTCCGCGCTCTGGGGCATCCTCCTCGCCATCTACCTCTTCCCGAGCGAGACGTTGAGCGGGGTGCAGATCGTCGGCGGCGCCCTGATGCTCCTCGCCCTCGTGGCGTTCTACGTCCTGCGCGGTCCCTCGGAGGCCGAAGGCGAAACGTTGAAACCGGCCGCGTCGGATGGTCCCGATTCACCGTGA
- a CDS encoding tetratricopeptide repeat protein — protein MRAHELFKQGRPREALAIVRPLLQRKDVDANVCALAAACLGAEGEYLEAARIDRMLCDADPGNPQGWNSLGYDLFHAGDIEGALEAFLHAVKLEPTRASAHYNLARIAARMGDKSKAIEHFAKAVELQPDYKASLDEDPDLRPFKDDPEMLGRLPGAAASEDPYSEYYATRS, from the coding sequence ATGCGTGCCCACGAGCTGTTCAAGCAAGGCCGGCCCCGGGAGGCTCTCGCGATCGTCCGGCCCCTGCTCCAACGCAAAGACGTCGATGCGAACGTCTGCGCGCTCGCGGCCGCGTGCCTCGGCGCGGAGGGCGAGTACCTCGAGGCGGCGCGGATCGACCGCATGCTGTGCGACGCGGACCCGGGGAACCCGCAGGGGTGGAACAGCTTGGGCTACGATCTCTTCCACGCGGGCGACATCGAGGGCGCCCTCGAGGCGTTCCTCCACGCCGTCAAGCTGGAGCCGACCCGCGCGAGCGCGCACTACAACCTCGCCCGCATCGCCGCGCGGATGGGCGACAAGTCCAAGGCGATCGAGCACTTCGCGAAAGCGGTGGAACTCCAACCGGACTACAAGGCGAGCCTCGATGAGGACCCGGACTTGCGGCCGTTCAAGGACGATCCGGAGATGCTCGGCCGGCTGCCCGGCGCGGCGGCGAGCGAGGATCCCTATTCCGAGTACTACGCGACGAGGTCGTGA
- a CDS encoding DMT family transporter: MRASPYGAIALAVVSVSFSAIFISWSESPFVTIALYRLAIASLILSPVVLLDRGRPLAGIARKDLLVMMGVGGILATHFTLWIGSLKIEAVNVAVASSVILVTSHPLLVGVLSHFVLRERLNAWMAIGIALGFSGVIVIAVADSGARSASGIGDLLAFLGGVAAGFYFLLGRTLRQRIPLLAYAFVVYVSATAFLFLYALVLGASLTPTGDVPREMALFLAMAVIPQIGGHTLYNWSLRWVPAPVVSLSLVGEPIGSSLLAWALLSQTPGIAVGIGGALALAGIYLTVMGQGARTRETIAARDVE; the protein is encoded by the coding sequence GTGCGTGCCTCCCCGTACGGCGCGATCGCCCTCGCCGTCGTTTCGGTCTCGTTCTCCGCGATCTTCATCTCGTGGTCCGAGTCCCCGTTCGTGACGATCGCCCTGTACCGACTCGCGATCGCGTCCCTGATCCTGTCCCCGGTCGTCCTCCTCGACCGCGGACGGCCCCTCGCCGGGATCGCGCGGAAGGATTTGCTCGTGATGATGGGCGTCGGCGGCATCCTCGCGACCCACTTCACCCTCTGGATCGGGTCCTTGAAGATCGAGGCTGTGAACGTGGCCGTCGCCTCGTCCGTCATCCTCGTCACCTCCCACCCGCTCCTCGTCGGCGTCCTATCCCACTTCGTCCTCCGCGAGCGGCTCAACGCGTGGATGGCGATCGGGATCGCCCTCGGTTTCAGCGGCGTCATCGTGATCGCGGTCGCGGACTCCGGTGCACGGAGCGCGAGCGGGATCGGCGACCTCCTCGCCTTCCTCGGCGGCGTCGCCGCGGGCTTCTATTTCCTCCTGGGGCGAACGCTGCGACAGCGAATCCCGCTCCTCGCCTATGCGTTCGTGGTGTACGTGAGCGCGACCGCCTTCCTCTTCCTGTACGCGCTCGTGTTGGGGGCGAGCCTCACGCCGACCGGAGATGTGCCCCGGGAGATGGCCCTCTTCCTCGCGATGGCCGTCATCCCGCAGATCGGCGGGCACACGCTGTACAACTGGAGCCTCCGGTGGGTACCGGCGCCGGTCGTGAGCCTGAGCCTCGTGGGCGAGCCGATCGGGTCGAGCCTCCTCGCGTGGGCCCTCCTCAGCCAGACGCCCGGCATCGCCGTCGGCATCGGCGGGGCGCTCGCCCTCGCGGGGATCTACCTGACCGTCATGGGCCAGGGGGCGCGGACGCGGGAGACGATCGCCGCGCGGGACGTCGAGTGA